A part of Corynebacterium lactis RW2-5 genomic DNA contains:
- a CDS encoding alpha-ketoglutarate-dependent dioxygenase AlkB family protein, which produces MLFDALPRDNDRITPGIVHLPNWLSLQNQAGIVRQLRDIARTLIGTPFQMSRPQLKSGQMQVFMLHLGRYWATDPYRYVTDVGGHRVPPIPANLVSLASTALKDASLYDETLAPWATSFRPDMALVNYYPPGATMGLHQDLNEDSPAPIVSLSIGDEALFRIGGTENRNKPWDDVTLASGDVIVFGGPKRLAFHGVPQTRPGTLPEALRESCGLEKGRLNITFRQVELSVAYLWLPGRLYARRIEYPASRD; this is translated from the coding sequence ATGCTCTTCGACGCTCTGCCCCGCGACAATGATCGCATCACCCCGGGCATCGTTCACCTGCCGAATTGGCTGTCCCTCCAGAACCAAGCAGGCATCGTGCGCCAGCTTCGCGACATCGCCCGCACGCTGATTGGCACGCCTTTTCAGATGTCGCGCCCACAACTGAAAAGCGGCCAGATGCAGGTGTTTATGCTGCACCTGGGCCGCTACTGGGCGACCGACCCGTACCGCTACGTCACTGATGTCGGCGGACACAGAGTGCCGCCCATCCCCGCAAATCTTGTAAGTCTCGCTAGCACTGCCCTTAAGGATGCCTCGCTTTACGACGAAACCCTCGCCCCCTGGGCCACGTCCTTCCGCCCTGACATGGCGCTGGTGAATTACTACCCGCCGGGTGCCACGATGGGCCTGCATCAGGACCTCAATGAGGATTCACCCGCACCGATTGTGTCGCTGTCAATCGGCGATGAGGCGCTGTTCCGGATCGGTGGCACCGAGAATCGGAACAAACCATGGGATGATGTGACGCTCGCTAGCGGCGACGTGATTGTCTTCGGTGGGCCGAAGCGCCTGGCTTTTCACGGGGTGCCGCAGACCCGACCAGGTACGCTACCGGAAGCTCTGCGGGAGAGCTGCGGGCTGGAAAAAGGGCGCCTTAACATCACCTTTCGACAGGTGGAGCTGTCGGTTGCCTACCTTTGGTTACCGGGAAGGCTTTATGCGCGCCGGATTGAGTACCCCGCGTCACGAGATTAA
- a CDS encoding DNA methyltransferase encodes MNVMNQSPPPSLQNAESKNQLKNEIRRREAARLFTEQWEGRGYEKGDTGSFWLSLLSDVVGMQDVTTNVRFEKRTSARGFIDVVIADAKTFIEQKSLGVDLDKAEVRQGVKVTPFQQARNYANTLPNSQRPDYIIVCNFGEFRIHDLNKEDSENDYLSFQLSELAEQLNLLDFLVDPQRARQVREEKVSMDAGVLVGKLYEGLRKQYLDPDSEENQHALNVLCVRLVFCLFAEDAGLFHKDALYRYLHGAPPHLVRGMLKELFQVLNTPVGQRDPYLDEALKAFPYVNGGLFAEEAEIPPFTEGLIDLLLHEVSQDTDWSTISPTIFGGVFESTLNPETRAKGGMHYTSPENIHKVIDPLFLDGLKAELAEILEDATLGPVKRKNALTKFHNKLAGLRFFDPACGSGNFLTETYISLRRMENKILSVLVGDQNVLGFDDIGATPLKISLNQFYGVEINDFAVAVASTALWIAQLQANIEAQTIITSNIEDLPLHDAAHIHHANALCVDWADILAPGECNYIIGNPPFLGARNQSKEQKAEIKDVFPAGTKNVGNIDYVAGWYIKAAEYIGDNPVRAAFVSTNSICQGEQVANIWFPVTRLGFHIDFAHDTFRWGNEASDQAHVFCVIVGFSKQDDSVRLFHYAHPDAEPELQFPSRLNPYLADAEDVFVWNRSKPICDVPKMGIGNKPIDGGHYLFTTEEKEEFLAQEPYAEKFFRKFLGSREFIQGLERWVLWLGEATPADFKKMPKAREKVQAVRDFRLASKSAPTRKLAEKPTRFHVENMPEGTSIVVPQVSSEKRNYIPIGFSGPEVLYSDKIRLIPNARLYHFGILTSQFHNSWMRTVGVRLKSDYSYSNGIVYNNFVWPEPDAEVEADVVKHAQAVLDARELYTGSTLADMYDPDNAFLYPELVKAHKELDAAVERAYGVDFSALHDDAREQEIVAHLFELYSEAVG; translated from the coding sequence ATGAACGTCATGAACCAAAGCCCCCCCCCGAGTCTTCAGAATGCTGAGAGCAAGAATCAATTAAAGAATGAAATTCGTCGCAGGGAAGCGGCGCGACTCTTTACTGAGCAATGGGAAGGGCGTGGGTACGAAAAAGGCGATACCGGCTCATTTTGGCTCTCCCTGCTGTCTGACGTGGTCGGGATGCAGGACGTCACCACAAATGTGCGCTTCGAGAAACGCACTTCTGCACGAGGTTTTATTGACGTCGTTATTGCGGACGCCAAGACTTTCATCGAGCAGAAATCGCTTGGCGTTGACCTCGATAAGGCGGAGGTACGGCAGGGCGTCAAGGTCACCCCTTTCCAGCAGGCACGCAATTATGCGAATACCCTGCCGAATTCACAGCGGCCGGATTACATCATTGTTTGTAATTTCGGCGAGTTTCGGATTCATGATCTCAATAAAGAAGACTCCGAGAACGATTATCTTTCTTTCCAGCTCTCGGAGTTGGCAGAGCAGCTCAATCTTCTTGACTTCCTCGTTGACCCGCAGCGGGCGCGCCAGGTGCGTGAAGAGAAAGTCTCGATGGACGCCGGTGTTCTCGTCGGCAAGTTGTATGAGGGCCTGCGCAAGCAGTACCTGGACCCGGATTCGGAGGAAAACCAGCACGCGCTGAATGTGCTCTGTGTGCGCCTGGTTTTCTGCCTCTTTGCCGAGGATGCTGGCCTTTTTCACAAGGATGCCCTCTACCGTTATTTGCACGGGGCTCCGCCACACTTGGTGCGGGGGATGCTCAAAGAGCTTTTCCAGGTTCTCAATACACCTGTTGGGCAGCGCGATCCTTATCTTGATGAGGCGCTTAAGGCATTTCCGTATGTCAATGGCGGTTTGTTTGCGGAGGAGGCAGAAATTCCTCCGTTTACCGAGGGGCTTATTGACCTGCTTCTTCACGAGGTTTCTCAGGACACCGACTGGTCCACAATCAGCCCGACCATTTTTGGCGGCGTATTCGAGTCGACCCTGAACCCGGAAACACGCGCCAAGGGCGGAATGCACTACACCTCGCCGGAGAATATTCACAAGGTCATTGATCCGCTTTTCCTCGATGGGTTAAAGGCCGAGTTGGCGGAAATCCTCGAAGATGCAACGCTCGGGCCGGTCAAGCGCAAGAATGCGCTGACGAAGTTCCACAACAAACTGGCAGGTCTTAGGTTCTTCGACCCGGCCTGCGGTAGCGGTAACTTTCTCACCGAGACGTATATTTCGCTGCGTCGCATGGAGAACAAGATTCTCTCCGTGCTTGTCGGTGACCAGAACGTGCTCGGCTTCGACGACATCGGCGCGACGCCACTGAAGATTTCCCTCAATCAGTTCTATGGCGTGGAGATCAATGACTTTGCGGTCGCCGTTGCCTCGACTGCGCTGTGGATTGCACAATTGCAGGCCAACATTGAGGCGCAGACAATCATCACCTCGAACATTGAGGACCTTCCGCTTCACGACGCCGCCCACATCCACCACGCCAACGCCCTCTGCGTCGATTGGGCGGATATTCTTGCCCCGGGCGAATGCAATTACATTATCGGCAATCCGCCGTTTTTGGGTGCCCGCAATCAGTCCAAGGAGCAAAAGGCCGAAATAAAGGACGTGTTCCCGGCTGGGACCAAGAACGTTGGAAATATTGACTATGTTGCCGGTTGGTATATCAAGGCCGCCGAATACATCGGTGACAATCCGGTGCGCGCAGCTTTCGTCTCCACAAACTCCATCTGTCAGGGTGAGCAGGTGGCGAATATTTGGTTTCCCGTAACGCGGTTGGGATTCCATATCGACTTTGCTCATGACACCTTCCGGTGGGGCAATGAAGCCAGTGACCAGGCGCATGTGTTCTGCGTAATTGTGGGTTTTTCCAAGCAGGACGATTCGGTGCGCCTATTCCACTACGCGCACCCCGACGCCGAGCCGGAATTGCAATTCCCGTCGCGGCTGAACCCATACCTTGCGGATGCCGAGGATGTGTTTGTGTGGAATCGCAGCAAGCCGATATGTGATGTGCCGAAAATGGGGATTGGTAACAAACCCATCGATGGCGGACATTACCTTTTCACCACTGAGGAAAAGGAAGAATTCCTCGCTCAAGAACCGTATGCGGAAAAATTCTTCCGGAAGTTTCTTGGTTCTCGAGAATTCATCCAGGGGCTAGAGCGATGGGTGCTGTGGCTAGGCGAAGCGACACCAGCTGATTTTAAAAAAATGCCAAAGGCCCGAGAGAAGGTTCAGGCAGTCCGCGATTTCCGTCTGGCTAGTAAGAGCGCTCCCACACGGAAGTTGGCCGAGAAACCGACACGTTTCCATGTGGAGAATATGCCGGAAGGAACATCCATCGTCGTGCCGCAGGTGTCGTCTGAAAAACGGAATTATATTCCGATAGGGTTCAGCGGACCTGAGGTATTGTACAGCGACAAAATTCGATTAATTCCCAATGCTCGTCTATACCACTTCGGAATTTTAACGTCGCAGTTTCACAATTCGTGGATGCGGACGGTTGGAGTACGGCTTAAATCGGACTACAGCTATTCCAACGGCATCGTCTACAACAACTTTGTTTGGCCCGAGCCCGATGCAGAGGTAGAGGCGGACGTCGTAAAGCATGCCCAAGCGGTGTTGGACGCGCGCGAGCTGTACACAGGTTCCACCTTGGCGGACATGTACGACCCCGACAACGCGTTCCTGTACCCGGAATTGGTGAAGGCCCACAAGGAATTGGATGCGGCGGTCGAGCGCGCCTACGGGGTCGACTTCTCCGCGCTCCATGATGATGCGCGGGAGCAAGAGATTGTGGCGCACCTATTCGAGCTCTACAGCGAGGCAGTGGGGTAA
- a CDS encoding MarR family winged helix-turn-helix transcriptional regulator, with translation MENNMNAGACLRSSLASLQCELVAERALANPDGITWLQYDVLFQLSKEKQIVPSSLSAVLGISRVKLSKALKELKESGYIVQAPNPLDGRELLTSITEKGEQTLRNISAKHESLYQAAVAALQEEDLLIFVGLAEKLSNALRAKRLEQS, from the coding sequence ATGGAAAATAACATGAATGCTGGTGCGTGCCTTAGGTCTTCCTTGGCTAGTTTGCAGTGTGAGCTGGTTGCAGAACGAGCCTTAGCGAATCCGGACGGCATCACCTGGTTGCAATACGATGTGCTTTTTCAGTTGAGTAAAGAGAAACAAATCGTCCCTTCCAGTCTCAGCGCGGTTCTGGGGATATCGCGAGTAAAACTCTCCAAGGCACTAAAGGAGTTAAAGGAGTCAGGCTATATTGTTCAAGCTCCCAATCCGCTAGATGGCCGTGAACTGCTAACTTCCATTACGGAAAAAGGAGAGCAAACGCTGAGGAATATCTCTGCTAAGCACGAATCTTTGTATCAGGCAGCTGTAGCGGCGCTGCAGGAAGAAGACCTGTTGATTTTTGTGGGCCTGGCCGAAAAGCTAAGCAATGCGCTAAGGGCGAAGCGTCTTGAACAGTCATAG
- the pdxY gene encoding pyridoxal kinase PdxY — protein MSIQSHVSFGHVGNSAAVFPLQRAGFEVWPVHTVAFSNHTGYGKWQGPLIPASDVRAVIQGIDELGRLGDADAVISGYQGGSDIADAIVEAVALVKQRNPKAIYSCDPVMGNAKSGCHVSDEIPPLLRDKVVPVADVITPNQFELGYLTGREVSDLDSTIAAAHAAREMGPEAVLVTSVLRPDAPEGTIEMVAVNGVGAWLVSTPYLPFKRNGSGDVTAALFAGNLVRGAGIDGDLSVALGNTAASVYELLKVTYESGSDELELIKAQEAYVNPERRFEVTKIA, from the coding sequence ATGTCCATCCAGTCGCATGTGAGCTTCGGCCACGTCGGCAACTCCGCCGCAGTGTTCCCGCTGCAGCGCGCGGGCTTCGAGGTCTGGCCGGTCCACACCGTCGCATTTTCCAACCACACCGGTTACGGCAAGTGGCAGGGCCCGCTGATTCCTGCCTCCGATGTGCGCGCTGTAATCCAGGGTATCGACGAGCTGGGCCGCCTGGGTGACGCCGACGCAGTCATCTCCGGCTACCAGGGCGGAAGCGACATCGCGGACGCTATTGTCGAGGCGGTCGCGCTGGTCAAGCAGCGGAACCCGAAGGCTATCTACTCCTGCGATCCGGTGATGGGCAATGCCAAGAGCGGCTGTCATGTCTCCGACGAAATTCCGCCGTTGCTGCGCGACAAGGTGGTTCCGGTGGCGGATGTCATCACGCCGAACCAGTTCGAGCTGGGTTACCTGACCGGGCGTGAGGTCAGCGACCTGGATTCCACTATCGCCGCAGCTCACGCTGCCCGCGAGATGGGTCCAGAGGCTGTGTTGGTCACCAGTGTGCTGCGTCCCGATGCTCCGGAGGGCACCATCGAGATGGTGGCAGTAAACGGCGTCGGTGCGTGGCTGGTGTCCACTCCGTACTTGCCGTTCAAGCGCAACGGTTCGGGCGACGTGACCGCTGCTCTGTTTGCGGGCAATCTGGTCCGTGGTGCCGGCATCGACGGTGATCTGTCCGTGGCCCTTGGCAACACGGCCGCCAGTGTCTATGAACTGCTGAAGGTGACCTACGAGTCCGGCTCTGATGAGCTGGAGCTGATCAAGGCGCAGGAGGCGTACGTGAACCCGGAGCGTCGCTTCGAAGTCACGAAGATTGCGTAG
- a CDS encoding ATP-binding cassette domain-containing protein, protein MNSHSLPSRHGIGQGDARVGNCQAINIFGAKTHNLHDVSVAIPKHHLVAITGVSGSGKSSLVSTLAAGAQQAVASLFPPFVQARMKTEKSGEVGRLTGLTFTAIVGQKRFAKNARSTVGTLTGIAPYLRLMFSRAAQPPAGFSPNYSPNDPRGMCEKCSGLGYVDDIDLDALIDSQRSIDDGAIRFPTFEPGTYRWKRLAYSGIADVHTSWRDLPEQTRNILLYGEQVKLRNPMPGYPKHAIFDGVIPRLRSSYLEKPEAKITAKEKAALQRVVRRIVCPECEGQRVNAAARASRLSGLNIAEASRLSIKGLTHFVSGVTDKSIEAPRQQILTRCKYVEEIGLGYLSLNRLTDTLSGGESQRLRIVELLGASITDATFVLDEPSSGLHPADVDRLLESLKRLRNVGNTVIVVEHNPQIIAASDHILELGPGAGIDGGSVIFEGPPHRLAVASTPTAKALRQRVKIAGRAFSTSHSISVVHASSNNLRDISVSFPLKALSAVSGVAGSGKSSLVAALADQHSGVAVIDQKPIAASSRSSLLTALNLAIPIRKMFAQASGMKPSMFSPNGQGACPLCKGRGSIRIDMAFMEDIEVECEQCGGRKFNETALSARVARGEKKLSIADVLSADLGQLQWVFSEQADIADVLNLLRNVGLGYLTLGQTLDSLSGGELQRIKLVRLLAQRQDSESIIVLDEVFDGLHPQDVNRLVAFLRNLSEQGRTIIVVEHNPLVIGQVDYVVDLGPGAGDEGGNVVFSGTPTALAECEESTTGKWLRRLSKRTKLAR, encoded by the coding sequence TTGAACAGTCATAGCCTTCCGTCGCGTCATGGAATCGGTCAAGGGGATGCGCGGGTAGGCAATTGCCAAGCAATCAATATTTTTGGGGCAAAAACTCATAATTTGCACGATGTCTCAGTAGCTATCCCAAAGCATCACCTGGTCGCAATTACCGGAGTTTCTGGATCCGGAAAGAGCTCCTTGGTATCTACCTTGGCTGCTGGAGCTCAGCAAGCAGTAGCGTCACTATTTCCACCTTTTGTGCAGGCCAGGATGAAAACCGAGAAGTCGGGAGAGGTCGGCAGACTGACAGGGTTAACTTTCACCGCGATAGTCGGCCAAAAACGGTTTGCCAAGAATGCCCGTTCAACTGTCGGTACATTAACAGGAATTGCGCCTTATCTTAGGCTAATGTTTTCGCGCGCAGCGCAGCCGCCGGCAGGTTTCTCGCCAAATTACTCTCCGAATGATCCCCGGGGCATGTGCGAAAAGTGCTCTGGGCTCGGGTATGTAGACGATATTGACCTTGATGCGCTGATTGATTCGCAACGAAGCATTGATGACGGCGCTATCCGATTTCCCACATTTGAGCCTGGGACTTACCGCTGGAAAAGGCTCGCATACTCCGGAATTGCTGATGTGCATACTTCCTGGCGCGATTTACCGGAGCAAACGCGGAATATATTGCTCTACGGAGAGCAGGTGAAGCTTCGTAATCCGATGCCGGGATATCCGAAGCACGCGATATTCGATGGTGTAATTCCGCGGTTGCGTAGTTCATATTTAGAAAAACCGGAAGCCAAGATAACGGCCAAAGAAAAGGCTGCATTGCAACGAGTGGTGCGAAGAATCGTTTGCCCAGAATGCGAAGGGCAGCGTGTCAACGCCGCAGCTCGTGCAAGTCGTCTCAGCGGCCTCAATATCGCTGAGGCGTCCCGGCTAAGTATCAAGGGACTTACTCACTTCGTAAGTGGAGTAACGGACAAATCGATTGAAGCACCTCGTCAGCAGATTCTTACGCGTTGCAAATACGTAGAAGAGATTGGTCTGGGCTACCTGTCACTTAACCGCCTGACCGATACGCTATCTGGCGGTGAGTCTCAGCGGTTGAGAATCGTTGAGTTGTTGGGTGCATCTATTACGGATGCAACTTTTGTTTTGGATGAGCCTTCGAGTGGGCTGCACCCTGCTGACGTAGACAGGTTGCTTGAGTCATTAAAACGCCTTAGAAATGTGGGAAATACGGTAATCGTGGTGGAACACAATCCTCAAATTATCGCTGCAAGTGACCATATTCTCGAGTTGGGGCCAGGGGCGGGAATTGACGGTGGATCAGTAATTTTCGAAGGCCCGCCACATCGCTTAGCGGTTGCCAGCACACCTACCGCGAAGGCCCTTCGTCAAAGGGTGAAGATTGCTGGTCGCGCGTTTTCAACTTCACACTCGATAAGCGTTGTTCATGCTAGCAGCAATAATCTCCGAGATATATCAGTCAGTTTCCCATTGAAGGCGCTCAGTGCGGTCTCTGGAGTTGCAGGTTCAGGGAAAAGCTCTTTAGTAGCCGCACTTGCAGACCAGCATTCAGGTGTGGCAGTAATTGACCAGAAACCGATTGCAGCGAGTAGCCGCTCATCGCTGCTGACTGCGCTCAATTTAGCTATTCCAATTCGGAAAATGTTCGCTCAGGCGTCGGGAATGAAGCCGAGTATGTTTAGCCCAAACGGCCAGGGAGCATGTCCCCTCTGTAAGGGGCGCGGGAGTATCCGTATTGACATGGCATTTATGGAAGATATCGAAGTCGAGTGTGAACAGTGCGGCGGAAGGAAATTCAACGAAACTGCTCTTTCTGCGCGTGTGGCGCGAGGAGAAAAGAAACTATCCATTGCAGACGTTCTTAGCGCGGATTTAGGCCAGTTGCAGTGGGTCTTCAGTGAACAGGCTGATATCGCGGATGTCCTTAATCTGCTGCGCAATGTGGGGCTGGGTTACCTCACTCTCGGGCAGACGCTTGATAGTTTGTCCGGAGGGGAACTGCAGCGAATCAAGCTCGTTCGTTTGTTAGCGCAACGCCAAGACTCAGAAAGCATTATCGTGCTTGACGAAGTCTTTGACGGCTTGCATCCGCAAGATGTAAATCGTCTGGTGGCATTTCTGCGGAATCTGTCCGAACAGGGCCGTACCATCATTGTTGTGGAGCATAACCCGCTGGTCATCGGTCAGGTAGATTATGTTGTTGATCTCGGCCCTGGAGCTGGCGATGAAGGCGGCAACGTTGTCTTCAGCGGCACACCGACAGCACTTGCTGAATGCGAGGAGTCCACTACGGGAAAGTGGCTTCGCAGGCTTTCGAAAAGAACAAAGCTAGCGCGTTGA
- the arfB gene encoding alternative ribosome rescue aminoacyl-tRNA hydrolase ArfB produces the protein MEPLIIAPGPGIPHGLIIPAAELRERFARSGGPGGQGVNTTDSKVQLSVDVASLSSLSDAHRRRALCSLGPRLNGTILTVSVSTQRSQVRNRAEARRRLADLLRDAVAPPPPKRRRTRPTKAAERRRKVAKQRRSELKASRRRPSL, from the coding sequence ATGGAACCCCTGATTATCGCGCCGGGCCCCGGCATCCCGCACGGCCTCATCATCCCCGCCGCCGAGCTGCGGGAACGCTTCGCGCGCTCGGGTGGTCCCGGCGGTCAGGGGGTCAACACCACCGACAGTAAAGTCCAGCTCTCCGTCGACGTAGCCAGTCTTTCTTCGCTTTCCGACGCCCACCGCCGCCGGGCGCTTTGCAGCCTGGGGCCACGTCTTAACGGCACCATTCTCACCGTTTCGGTGAGCACGCAGCGTTCGCAGGTGCGCAACAGGGCGGAGGCGCGCAGGCGTCTAGCGGATTTGCTTCGTGATGCTGTTGCTCCGCCACCACCGAAGCGCCGGCGGACTAGGCCGACCAAGGCGGCGGAGCGGCGTCGTAAAGTGGCGAAGCAGAGACGATCTGAATTGAAGGCGAGCAGGCGGCGGCCGAGTCTGTAG
- a CDS encoding Fic/DOC family protein, producing the protein MAPLDPYIEPGTSTLKNLLGLRNLRELAAAEADLVNARTVQLGDLEFETFIPNSRDERELRAIHHHLFQDIYPFAGEIRTIDMRRGEGELFAPCAGISQNLFSLAEQLNDKNLLRNLGRNEFLKELVYFYSMLNWIHPFREGNGRTQRLFWSRVALDAGWLLDWRQFGTDLNEASRISREQNDDSLLFEGFESMLFRAADCELDGR; encoded by the coding sequence GTGGCGCCTCTTGACCCGTATATCGAGCCAGGCACATCTACACTGAAAAACCTTCTCGGATTACGTAACCTGCGGGAGCTCGCTGCAGCGGAGGCTGACCTAGTTAATGCACGTACCGTTCAGCTCGGGGATTTAGAATTTGAAACCTTTATTCCGAACTCTCGAGATGAGCGGGAGCTAAGAGCTATCCACCATCATCTTTTCCAAGATATTTATCCTTTCGCTGGTGAGATTCGAACAATCGATATGAGACGTGGCGAGGGTGAATTATTCGCTCCATGCGCGGGAATATCTCAGAACCTATTTTCGCTCGCCGAGCAGCTGAACGACAAGAATCTGCTGCGTAACCTCGGCAGGAATGAATTCCTCAAAGAGCTGGTGTACTTCTACTCGATGCTGAATTGGATCCATCCTTTTCGGGAAGGAAATGGTCGGACCCAGCGTCTTTTCTGGTCGCGAGTTGCCCTCGATGCCGGATGGCTACTGGATTGGCGTCAGTTCGGCACTGACCTGAACGAAGCCAGCCGGATTTCTCGTGAGCAAAACGATGACTCATTACTCTTCGAGGGCTTTGAATCGATGCTTTTTCGAGCTGCAGATTGTGAACTTGACGGTCGTTAG
- a CDS encoding antitoxin VbhA family protein, giving the protein MNTQQLRKNSVEQAKHSSMLEGLITSRAYDEDAERYVVGEISATQLVERTRARFGLA; this is encoded by the coding sequence ATGAACACGCAGCAGCTGCGCAAAAACAGCGTTGAACAGGCAAAACATTCAAGCATGTTGGAAGGTCTCATTACGAGTAGGGCCTACGACGAAGATGCTGAGCGCTATGTCGTCGGAGAAATCTCTGCAACGCAGCTAGTGGAACGCACTCGCGCACGATTCGGGTTGGCCTAG
- a CDS encoding ATP-binding protein: protein MNRTSNPFRATLGSTPPYLAGRQNEIADFADALDDGPGSHERISLITGLRGVGKTVLLNAFEDEARSRSWWVISETATAGFSGRIVDTLFRLAEDTLRTHKRRLSGVTLPTIGGIQFSDVLQHQPQVTLRSALTDLLDWQEKVDRQLGQEPVGLLITLDELHYHRRDEVIEFGTTIQHLVREERNIAVAMAGIPQSIRPLLASQEGKNPVTFLRRANRIDLGLIGKDEVKAALTEPVENAGFSWEPDALDDAVEACGGYPFMIQLIGQQCFKRSEGTVITARSVSEGATVAKRRLGQLVHEPALADLSEVDRTFLVAMAADDGPSSMSDIAERLGANPQYAGNYRRRLIEAEIIVSSRYGFVDFELPYMREYLREHAAVSVFKGQKDTDSKD, encoded by the coding sequence ATGAACCGCACGTCCAACCCGTTTCGGGCCACTCTCGGATCGACTCCTCCCTACCTCGCAGGTCGTCAGAATGAGATTGCCGATTTTGCTGATGCCCTCGATGACGGTCCGGGAAGTCACGAGCGAATCTCACTCATTACGGGGTTGCGTGGCGTAGGAAAAACAGTTCTGCTCAACGCGTTCGAGGACGAGGCCAGAAGTCGATCTTGGTGGGTTATTTCGGAGACTGCGACAGCGGGGTTTTCGGGGCGTATTGTGGACACGCTGTTCCGGCTTGCCGAAGACACCTTGCGTACACACAAGCGGAGACTCTCGGGTGTCACTCTGCCGACTATCGGTGGAATCCAATTCTCCGATGTTCTACAGCACCAACCGCAGGTTACCCTTCGATCAGCACTAACTGATTTACTCGACTGGCAAGAAAAGGTTGACCGCCAGCTCGGGCAAGAACCAGTTGGTCTCCTGATTACCCTTGATGAACTCCACTACCACCGTCGTGATGAAGTAATTGAGTTTGGCACGACAATCCAACATCTCGTTCGTGAAGAACGCAACATCGCCGTCGCGATGGCCGGTATTCCTCAGTCCATAAGACCTCTGCTTGCTAGTCAAGAAGGCAAGAACCCCGTAACGTTCCTACGCCGCGCCAACCGTATTGATTTGGGGCTGATAGGTAAAGACGAAGTTAAGGCCGCGCTTACCGAACCTGTGGAGAATGCAGGTTTTTCATGGGAGCCCGATGCCCTAGATGACGCTGTCGAAGCCTGTGGCGGCTACCCATTCATGATTCAGCTCATTGGACAGCAATGTTTTAAACGCAGCGAAGGCACTGTAATTACTGCCAGGTCGGTGAGCGAAGGGGCAACCGTGGCCAAGCGACGGCTAGGACAACTTGTCCATGAGCCTGCCCTAGCTGATTTATCGGAGGTTGACCGGACATTCCTCGTTGCGATGGCCGCAGACGACGGACCCTCATCAATGTCTGATATCGCCGAAAGACTGGGCGCGAACCCTCAGTATGCAGGAAATTATCGACGCCGGCTAATTGAAGCCGAAATCATCGTGAGTTCCAGATACGGATTCGTGGATTTCGAACTTCCTTACATGCGGGAATATCTCCGAGAACACGCGGCTGTGAGCGTTTTCAAGGGGCAGAAAGACACAGATAGTAAAGATTAA